The Proteiniborus ethanoligenes DNA segment TATGCCTGAAATCTGCCGAAGCGTATATCCATCAAGAAGAAGCCTACATACCTCCATTTCGGCGGGAGTAAGCTTATAATCTTTCAGTCTGGCCTCCAGCCTCGAACACTGACTGATATCCCCGCGGTAAGCATCGTCCATCCATTCGCCAGAGTACAGCATCTTAATAAAGAAAGG contains these protein-coding regions:
- a CDS encoding helix-turn-helix transcriptional regulator, yielding PFFIKMLYSGEWMDDAYRGDISQCSRLEARLKDYKLTPAEMEVCRLLLDGYTLRQISGIQSKAYSTINTYCTSIYRKLNINSRTELLILLQEYKK